A region of the Candidatus Cloacimonadota bacterium genome:
CGTTCATATAACCGGGAAGTCCAACTGCAAAGGGAGCATGTATTCGTGCATCACCAAACGTACTGCTTACTAACACCCTCTTTTTTCGTATATCGATATCATCCGACTGTGCATAGAGAGAATAGCTGTCAAAATACCTACTGAACTTCTTTCTGGGAAATACCTCTTTCAGAAGATAGTTCATGACTTCAGCTGAATCTTTTTTAGCCATAAGCGGCATTGAGAATGGATAGTTAAATAGAATCGGGAATGATGAGGTTCGTTGGATGTATTTTTTCTTTTTCTCCTTTACCCGAACTGAATCCTGCTGCTTTTCATGCTGTTCGGTCAAGTTCAGTGTATCTGTTTGACTAATTGTATCTGTAATTCCGAGTTCGGGTGTTTCAATGAAAAGTGTGTCTGTTGCTATCAGCAGTGTATCTTCGTGTACTTCGCCAGCGCTGTCCGTCACCTTCTCTGTTACTTCATGTGAGGTTTCTTTCCCTTCATGTATAACAGTCTCCGCCTGTATTGCATTGTATTGCAGCAAGGTGTAACCTATTCCAATAAGAAACAGGAAAATGATGGGAAAAACTGACTTATTTTTCATACCTAAACTTATTACTATCTACATATTATTTTTTTATAATGAACGGACTTTTCCGCGAAACAGTTTTGTGCTCGATACAAGCAACATCACGATAGTATCAAAGTATATAGGCAGTTTTCCTCTTTTGATTGCCAAAATGTATACCCAAATCCCTTACGGTCAATATTTTGTTCCTATCAGTTATCATACTTCTGCTCTTATTCATATGAAGTTCGTATATGTACGGCATGGATTTTATCGTCAAGAAATTGATGATTGTTGACAATAACGAGTGTACATCTCCTATTCATATATCAATTTTTTGGAGGTATCATGCGGCTTCTTGTTCAGCGCGTGAAACGTTCATCAGTATCGGTTGATAACAAACTTGTTTCCGAAATTGGAACAGGGCTTCTTATCTTCCTGGGAATCGGGCATAAAGACACGAAAGAACAGGTGGAATACCTTGCAAAAAAAGCAATCAATTTGCGCATATTTGAGGATGACGAGGGAAAGATGAACCTCAGTGTCAAGGATATTGGAGGAGAGATTCTCCTTATTTCACAGTTTACACTGTATGCAGATATGAATAAAGGAAACCGTCCAAGTTTTTCTGAACCGGCTTCTCCCGATAAAGCCGAAGCACTATACGAATATTTTGGAAAGTGTCTTAATGAATTAGGCGTTCCAACAAAACTTGGTAAATTCGGTGCGCTCATGC
Encoded here:
- a CDS encoding D-tyrosyl-tRNA(Tyr) deacylase, whose amino-acid sequence is MRLLVQRVKRSSVSVDNKLVSEIGTGLLIFLGIGHKDTKEQVEYLAKKAINLRIFEDDEGKMNLSVKDIGGEILLISQFTLYADMNKGNRPSFSEPASPDKAEALYEYFGKCLNELGVPTKLGKFGALMQIDLLNFGPATFWLERE